The Salegentibacter sp. Hel_I_6 region TTTCTTTGTACTGATTTTTCCAGGTAATGTAGCCCAGTATTTAGATGGAAAAGATGCTTTTGGAGCTTTAGATTCCGATAGGGCAAGATTAATACGACTTTTCTTTCAGCCGGTTCTTATAGCCTGGGCCCTCTGGTCTTCTGGCGCGTGGAAAGCGTGGAGAAATTCCAAAAAATAATTACTATGGATGATCAACAATTAAAATTGAACAATCAGATCTGCTTTCCAATTTATTCGGTTTCCAGATTAATAACGAAAGCTTATAAACCCTTTCTGGAAGAAATGGGTTTAACTTATCCTCAGTACCTGGTATTATTGGTACTCTGGGAAAATGATAAATTATCGATCAATCAAATTGGCGAAAAATTATTGCTAAACACCAATACCCTTTCTCCGCTTATTAAACGAATGGAGAAAATGGAGCTGCTGCAGCGTAAACGCTCTGATAAAGATGAGAGAAGTGTATTAATTCAGCTTACAGAAAAAGGAAAAGAATTAAAAAATACGGCGATCCCAATTCCTGAAAAGCTTCTAAATACTCTATTGACAGAAGATGTAACGCTAACAGAAATAATGCTTTTGAAAGATACGCTGAATAAATGGTCGGATATTCTTTCAGAAAAGCAGAGTAATAAATAGTAACTTACTGATAAATAAATTATTAAAATATAAAACCATAGAATAGATATGAAATCACTTCAGATAAAAAAATACGGAGAAATTAAAGATAGTTTATCCATCAATGAAATCGAAAAACCCTCGGTAAAATCAAACCAAATTTTAGTGGAGGTTAAGGCTGCTTCGCTAAACCCTATCGATTATAAAATGGCTCAGGGACATCTAAAAGAATTGCTGACTTTAGACTTACCGGTTACCATAGGTTTTGATGTTAGTGGTGTGGTTGTGGAAAAAGGAGCTGATGTTAGTGATTTTAAAATTGGTGACGAAATATATTCCAGGGTGCCACAGGAAGAAATGGGTACCGTAGCAGAATTTGTTGCGATTAGTGCCGATAAGGTGGCTAAAAAACCGGAAAATATATCTTTTGAAGAAGCTTCAGGATTACCATTAACGGGAATAACCGCGATCCAGGCTTTAGAAAAAGCAGGTATAAAAGAAGACGACAGAATTCTTATTCACGCCGGCTCGGGTGGTGTAGGTA contains the following coding sequences:
- a CDS encoding MarR family winged helix-turn-helix transcriptional regulator, with translation MDDQQLKLNNQICFPIYSVSRLITKAYKPFLEEMGLTYPQYLVLLVLWENDKLSINQIGEKLLLNTNTLSPLIKRMEKMELLQRKRSDKDERSVLIQLTEKGKELKNTAIPIPEKLLNTLLTEDVTLTEIMLLKDTLNKWSDILSEKQSNK